In Geotalea uraniireducens, one genomic interval encodes:
- a CDS encoding TolC family protein — MKRMLLLLAFVLLAAPPLPAAESLTLAEALATARVNQPQLAGAREAVAGAEARTGQSLAAYYPHLDLTADWSKGRTYLTPLQAIRETELYSSAVNLHQTLYDFGRTAGTVATAREEATAAREGLAATGQEVDLRVKAAFYLLLAAEKQLAVLDETVRARRELYRQAAGFYAEGLRPKLDETRAEADLFSAESDRIRAENNRSLARVELATAMGLTDPIERPLTEPGGNDTPPAALAALKQQALAARPELKQLLARHRAAQGSVATARSGHLPILTATASSGYAARDFPPDGAIWSVGVNVTVPLFSGFSTVERVREAVAARRATEAQLHDLQLRISGEVEAAWLAVREARARLVSTGKEREAARESLQLATGRYREGVGTIIEMTDAQARALAAETAVVQAGYDCRIAEARLDRAVGNE, encoded by the coding sequence ATGAAGAGAATGCTGCTTCTCCTGGCTTTCGTGTTGCTGGCCGCCCCGCCGCTGCCGGCTGCGGAATCGCTGACCCTGGCGGAAGCGCTGGCGACGGCCCGAGTCAATCAGCCGCAACTTGCCGGCGCCCGGGAAGCGGTCGCCGGCGCCGAGGCACGAACCGGCCAGTCGTTGGCGGCCTACTATCCCCATCTCGACCTGACCGCCGACTGGAGCAAGGGGCGAACCTACCTCACCCCCCTTCAGGCAATCCGGGAAACCGAGCTTTACAGCAGCGCCGTCAACCTCCACCAGACGCTCTACGACTTCGGTCGCACTGCCGGGACGGTGGCAACGGCCCGGGAGGAAGCCACCGCGGCCCGGGAAGGGTTGGCTGCCACCGGCCAGGAGGTCGACCTCCGGGTCAAGGCGGCTTTCTACCTGCTGCTGGCCGCGGAAAAGCAGCTGGCGGTCCTCGATGAGACCGTCCGGGCGCGCCGGGAGCTGTACCGCCAGGCAGCGGGTTTCTACGCCGAGGGGCTGCGCCCCAAACTTGATGAGACCAGAGCGGAAGCCGATCTCTTTAGCGCCGAATCCGACCGGATTCGGGCGGAAAACAACCGGAGCCTGGCGCGGGTGGAACTGGCGACGGCAATGGGACTGACCGACCCCATTGAGCGACCGCTGACGGAGCCGGGCGGCAACGACACCCCACCGGCAGCGCTCGCCGCGCTCAAGCAGCAGGCCCTGGCGGCTCGACCGGAACTGAAACAGCTCCTGGCCCGCCACCGCGCCGCCCAGGGCAGCGTCGCAACCGCCCGGAGCGGCCATCTGCCGATCCTGACCGCCACTGCCAGCAGTGGCTACGCCGCCCGGGATTTCCCTCCCGACGGCGCCATCTGGAGTGTCGGCGTCAACGTTACCGTTCCGCTGTTCAGTGGCTTCAGCACCGTCGAGCGGGTCAGGGAAGCAGTCGCCGCGCGCCGGGCGACGGAGGCGCAACTGCACGATCTGCAGCTGCGGATCTCCGGTGAAGTAGAGGCCGCTTGGCTGGCAGTCCGGGAGGCCCGGGCCCGGCTGGTCTCTACCGGCAAGGAGCGGGAAGCGGCCCGGGAGAGCTTGCAACTGGCCACCGGGCGCTACCGGGAAGGGGTCGGGACGATCATCGAGATGACCGATGCCCAGGCCCGGGCGCTGGCAGCGGAGACCGCCGTCGTGCAGGCGGGGTACGACTGCCGGATCGCCGAGGCCCGTCTCGACCGGGCGGTCGGCAACGAATAA
- a CDS encoding TetR/AcrR family transcriptional regulator yields the protein MITKKNTRIRKEEIIQATFAVIGSRGMHGLTIAAIAEEAGMSEANIYRHFGGKTDILLALAEFIGSAVMGKAAAIAAGSRKPLEKLETIFFSHVELIAEMPGIPRFVFSEDVQRGEPQLAEAIAFRIGAYVETLAGIIAAGIVEEELRRSLQPRETAVTLLGMIQMTALRWSIGKASFDMKDEATRLWSNFLRLVTDR from the coding sequence ATGATTACCAAGAAAAACACCCGGATTCGCAAGGAAGAGATCATCCAGGCGACCTTCGCCGTGATCGGCAGCCGGGGAATGCATGGGCTGACCATCGCCGCCATCGCTGAAGAGGCTGGGATGAGCGAGGCGAATATTTACCGGCACTTCGGCGGCAAAACCGACATCCTCCTTGCCTTGGCCGAGTTCATCGGCTCGGCGGTGATGGGAAAGGCGGCAGCCATTGCTGCCGGCAGCCGCAAGCCGCTGGAAAAGCTGGAAACCATCTTTTTTTCCCATGTGGAGCTGATTGCCGAAATGCCAGGCATTCCCCGCTTCGTCTTCTCCGAAGATGTCCAACGGGGCGAGCCGCAACTTGCCGAGGCAATCGCCTTCCGGATCGGTGCCTACGTAGAAACGCTGGCCGGGATCATCGCCGCCGGAATTGTCGAGGAGGAGTTGCGGCGAAGCCTGCAGCCGCGGGAAACCGCCGTCACCCTCCTTGGGATGATCCAGATGACCGCCCTGCGCTGGTCCATCGGCAAGGCAAGCTTCGACATGAAAGATGAGGCGACCCGGCTCTGGAGCAATTTCCTCCGCCTGGTCACCGACCGCTGA
- a CDS encoding putative bifunctional diguanylate cyclase/phosphodiesterase: MNLPPLAVLLIEDNPADARLVSEYFAEGSDPSCLVTHASTFAEAVSFLEGHQYDVILLDLSLPDSHGLETLHRMHAYAPQMPIIVFTGLDDDELALSAMRHGAQDYLLKGKFDLNLLIRAIRYTMERKRAEAEIKQLAYYDTLTGLPNRTLLMDRLRQALVQAEREQRHAAVFFLDLDRFKSINDSLGHSFGDQLLQIVARRLKECIRSSDTVSRLGGDEFIVVLNTLHSLEDAVRIARKIIDAVSVPITIEGHELFSTVSIGISLFPADGAGEESLLKSADLAMYRAKERGRNTYQFFSQEMNQRALARQQLETQLRRALQHDEFALHYQPLIDMRSNRLIGMEALLRWQHPERGMVGPDEFIPLAEETGLIIPIGEWVLRTACAQTKTWQDEGYRLRVGVNISARQFKQPDFVASVATILAETGLPPATLELELTETALVENIAETITTLNRLKGMGINLAIDDFGTGYSSLSYLKHFPIDRLKIDRTFISEISTNSDDAVIAETIIAMAHSLRKSVVAEGVEHQRQLDFLSLKECDEVQGFYLSKPLPPETFTHFLRQQSPDRD, translated from the coding sequence ATGAATCTCCCCCCCCTTGCCGTGCTGTTGATCGAGGACAACCCGGCCGATGCCCGGTTGGTCAGCGAGTACTTCGCCGAGGGGAGCGATCCCTCGTGCCTGGTCACCCACGCCTCGACCTTCGCCGAAGCGGTCAGCTTCCTGGAGGGGCACCAGTACGACGTTATCCTCCTCGATCTCTCTCTCCCCGACAGCCACGGTCTGGAAACCCTGCACCGGATGCACGCCTACGCACCGCAGATGCCGATCATCGTCTTCACCGGCCTCGACGACGATGAGCTGGCGCTGTCCGCCATGCGCCACGGTGCCCAGGACTACCTGCTCAAGGGGAAATTCGACCTGAACCTCCTGATCCGCGCCATCCGCTACACCATGGAGCGGAAACGGGCCGAGGCGGAGATCAAGCAGCTCGCCTACTACGACACCCTGACCGGCCTCCCCAACCGGACACTGCTGATGGACCGGCTCCGGCAGGCGCTGGTCCAGGCGGAGCGTGAACAGCGGCATGCCGCCGTCTTTTTCCTCGATCTCGACCGCTTCAAGAGCATCAACGACTCCCTCGGCCACAGTTTCGGCGACCAGCTGCTGCAGATTGTCGCCCGGCGGCTCAAGGAGTGCATCCGGAGCAGCGACACCGTGTCACGGCTCGGCGGTGACGAATTCATCGTCGTGCTCAACACACTCCATTCGCTGGAGGACGCGGTGCGGATCGCCCGCAAGATTATCGACGCGGTGTCGGTGCCGATCACCATCGAGGGGCACGAACTCTTCTCGACGGTCAGCATTGGCATCTCGCTCTTCCCCGCCGACGGCGCCGGCGAGGAGAGTCTGCTGAAGAGTGCCGATCTGGCCATGTACCGGGCCAAGGAACGGGGGCGCAACACCTACCAGTTCTTTTCCCAGGAGATGAACCAGCGGGCGCTGGCCCGCCAGCAACTGGAAACCCAGCTCCGCCGCGCCCTGCAGCACGACGAGTTCGCCCTCCACTACCAGCCGCTGATCGACATGCGGAGCAATCGGCTCATCGGCATGGAAGCACTGCTCCGCTGGCAACATCCCGAGCGGGGGATGGTCGGCCCCGACGAGTTCATCCCGCTCGCCGAAGAAACCGGGTTGATCATCCCGATCGGCGAGTGGGTCCTCCGCACCGCCTGCGCCCAGACCAAGACCTGGCAGGACGAAGGGTACCGGTTGCGGGTCGGCGTCAACATCTCCGCCCGCCAGTTCAAACAGCCCGACTTCGTCGCCAGCGTGGCGACGATCCTCGCCGAAACCGGACTCCCCCCCGCCACCCTCGAGCTGGAACTGACCGAGACCGCCTTGGTGGAGAACATTGCCGAAACCATCACCACCCTCAACCGCCTCAAAGGGATGGGGATCAACCTGGCAATTGACGATTTCGGCACCGGCTATTCTTCGCTCAGCTACCTGAAGCATTTCCCGATCGACCGGCTGAAGATCGACCGGACCTTCATCAGCGAGATCAGCACCAACAGCGACGATGCGGTGATCGCCGAAACGATCATCGCCATGGCCCACAGTCTGCGCAAGAGTGTCGTGGCCGAGGGTGTCGAGCACCAGCGCCAGCTCGATTTTCTCTCCCTCAAAGAGTGCGACGAAGTGCAGGGCTTTTACCTGAGCAAACCGCTGCCCCCCGAAACCTTTACCCATTTCCTCAGACAGCAGAGTCCCGATCGGGATTGA
- a CDS encoding response regulator yields MDTAEGMNPIEILLVEDNPGDIRLTVEVLKDAKVCNCLSVATDGIEALQFLRREGKYGEAPRPDLILLDLNLPRRDGRELLADIKDDPELRSIPVVVLTTSHAEQDILKSYELHANCYITKPVDLDQFARVVQSIEEFWFSIVKLPKKD; encoded by the coding sequence ATGGACACAGCCGAAGGCATGAACCCCATCGAGATTCTGTTGGTCGAGGACAACCCGGGCGACATCCGCCTGACCGTCGAAGTCCTCAAAGATGCCAAGGTCTGCAATTGCCTCTCGGTGGCCACCGATGGCATCGAGGCGCTGCAGTTCCTTCGTCGCGAGGGAAAGTACGGAGAAGCCCCCCGGCCCGACCTGATCCTGCTCGACCTGAACCTGCCGCGACGGGACGGCCGCGAACTGCTTGCCGACATCAAGGACGACCCGGAGCTCAGGAGTATCCCGGTAGTGGTGCTGACCACCTCCCATGCCGAGCAGGACATTCTGAAGAGCTACGAGCTGCACGCCAACTGCTATATCACCAAGCCGGTGGACCTCGACCAGTTCGCCCGGGTGGTCCAGTCGATCGAAGAATTCTGGTTCTCGATCGTCAAGCTGCCGAAAAAGGATTGA
- a CDS encoding sensor histidine kinase: MNQPPPISGARDRFAGRVIALLCCVVLLAVGRATAADQPPELRSRVLILDSYHTYYTWSDNELRGIRDTMRQRYPKFEPLLQYLDCKYFADMKHFPIMRDLMRHKYRDTAIPLVIAMDNPALEFALHYRQEIFPAAPIVFCGINGYTPVMLAGQHNITGVAELLDARNTVATMLHLHPGTREILIIHDYTSTGLATRRETEAQLAGLAGRVRIRYMENLGTADLLTRLRRLEPGTLVLALSYSRDRDGRVFDHTEIARLLSDNSPVPVYGTHEERLGHGIVGGSLLGGYGHGAHAARLALQILDGASPSIIPVESADSARFMFDYRQLMRFNIPLDELPAGSIVINRPGSFYRQYRGLVWSAVTAFTGLTLIIGLLTVILFQKRQAARAIAEKAAELERAYGELREFNSLTYHELQEPLRQVAGFVQLLARRYGDRLDADAHDFIGYAVSGVKRLKRLFADFLAYTTLSQSELAVGPVAGDGLLATARSVLQETESATGAVVTSEPLPEVQGDRSMLTELFVHLLHNALTHRRDEPPRIHLSAATAGSQVHISMRDNGIGIPAEYHETVFKIFKQLNSRPDVAGTGIGLAICRKVVERHGGQIWLESAPDLGTTFHFTLPGGATPWTQPKA, translated from the coding sequence ATGAACCAGCCCCCGCCAATCTCCGGAGCACGCGACAGATTCGCCGGTCGCGTCATCGCGCTGCTCTGCTGCGTCGTGCTGCTCGCCGTCGGCCGCGCCACCGCGGCCGACCAGCCTCCCGAGCTCCGGTCGCGGGTACTGATCCTCGATTCCTACCACACCTATTACACTTGGTCGGACAACGAGCTCCGCGGCATCAGGGATACCATGCGGCAGCGCTACCCGAAGTTCGAACCGCTCCTCCAGTACCTGGACTGCAAGTATTTCGCGGATATGAAACACTTCCCGATCATGCGGGACCTGATGCGTCACAAGTATCGGGATACCGCCATCCCGCTGGTGATCGCCATGGACAACCCGGCGCTGGAATTTGCCCTTCACTACCGCCAAGAAATCTTCCCCGCCGCGCCGATCGTCTTCTGCGGCATCAACGGCTACACGCCTGTCATGCTCGCCGGCCAGCACAACATCACCGGCGTTGCCGAGCTCCTCGACGCCCGCAACACCGTCGCCACCATGCTTCACCTCCACCCCGGAACCCGGGAGATTCTCATCATCCACGACTATACGAGCACCGGCCTCGCCACCCGCCGGGAAACCGAGGCCCAATTGGCCGGCCTGGCTGGCCGGGTGCGGATCCGCTACATGGAAAACCTGGGCACGGCCGACCTGCTGACGAGACTTCGCCGGCTGGAGCCGGGCACCCTGGTGCTCGCCCTCTCCTACAGCCGTGACCGGGACGGACGAGTCTTCGACCACACCGAGATCGCGCGGCTGCTCAGCGACAACTCGCCGGTGCCGGTCTACGGCACCCACGAAGAGCGGCTCGGCCACGGCATCGTCGGCGGCAGCCTGCTCGGCGGCTACGGCCACGGCGCCCACGCCGCCCGCCTTGCCCTGCAGATCCTCGATGGCGCCTCGCCCTCGATCATCCCGGTCGAATCGGCGGACTCCGCCCGCTTCATGTTCGATTACCGGCAACTGATGCGCTTCAACATCCCTCTCGACGAACTGCCGGCCGGCAGCATCGTCATCAACCGGCCAGGGTCCTTCTACCGCCAGTACCGGGGACTGGTCTGGAGCGCCGTCACTGCCTTCACCGGCCTGACCCTGATCATCGGCCTGCTCACCGTAATCCTGTTCCAGAAGCGCCAGGCCGCCCGGGCCATCGCCGAAAAGGCCGCCGAACTGGAGCGGGCCTACGGCGAGCTGCGCGAATTCAACTCGCTCACCTACCACGAGCTCCAGGAACCACTCCGCCAGGTGGCCGGTTTCGTCCAGCTGCTGGCCCGCCGCTACGGCGACCGGCTCGACGCCGACGCCCACGACTTCATCGGCTATGCCGTCAGCGGCGTCAAGCGGCTGAAACGGCTGTTCGCCGATTTTCTCGCCTACACCACCCTGAGCCAGAGCGAACTCGCCGTCGGACCGGTCGCCGGCGACGGCCTGCTCGCCACCGCCCGGAGCGTGCTGCAGGAGACGGAGAGCGCCACCGGCGCGGTAGTGACCAGCGAGCCGCTGCCCGAGGTCCAGGGGGACCGGTCGATGCTGACCGAACTGTTTGTCCATCTGTTGCACAACGCCCTCACCCACCGCCGGGATGAACCGCCCCGCATCCATCTCTCCGCCGCCACCGCCGGCAGCCAGGTCCACATTTCGATGCGCGACAACGGCATCGGCATCCCGGCCGAGTATCACGAAACGGTCTTCAAGATCTTCAAGCAGCTCAATTCCCGCCCCGACGTGGCCGGCACGGGAATCGGCCTGGCAATCTGCCGCAAGGTGGTCGAGCGCCACGGCGGCCAAATCTGGCTCGAATCGGCCCCCGATCTGGGGACAACCTTCCATTTCACCTTGCCCGGAGGAGCGACACCATGGACACAGCCGAAGGCATGA